One region of Brachyhypopomus gauderio isolate BG-103 chromosome 9, BGAUD_0.2, whole genome shotgun sequence genomic DNA includes:
- the LOC143522598 gene encoding alpha-1-antitrypsin homolog isoform X1, with protein MWGKVQWCLTVALLLTVAWGDQHEGHDHGDHSADHHKHLHHGKDEPHPHHDGGEDSCHRLSPHNTDFAFSLYKKLVSQPDAKGKNIFFSPLSISMALSMLALGAKGETHSQMFSTLGYSTLTPDQVNEGYEHLLHMLTHSQDSMLLEAGSAVAVREGFKPVEKFLKDAQHFYHGEAFSVDFSKPDVAVQEVNKFIAKKTKDMITDMVKDLDQDTLMMLINYIYFRGKWVKPFQVKNTHKADFHVDGDTKVTVEMMKRTGRYKFFHDWNNFTSVIMVPYKGNTSMMIILPDEGKMEEVEKDICKVHLKYWHDNVVRRSVTLYMPKFSISASSSLGDTLKEMGIVDAFSESANFSGISEETKLKASKVLHQAVLSVDEKGTEAAAVTTLEIMPMSLPDIMKLNRPFLVFIVEDGTKSILFMGKITDPTA; from the exons ATGTGGGGGAAGGTCCAGTGGTGTTTGACAGTTGCCCTGCTGCTGACAGTGGCCTGGGGTGACCAACATGAGGGGCATGATCATGGAGATCATTCAGCAGATCACCATAAACATCTTCACCATGGCAAAGATGAACCCCACCCTCACCACGATGGAGGAGAGGATTCCTGCCACAGACTCTCACCTCACAATACTGACTTTGCTTTCTCCCTCTATAAAAAGCTGGTCAGCCAGCCTGATGCAAAAGGCAAGAATATCTTTTTCTCCCCACTCAGCATCTCCATGGCTCTGTCCATGCTGGCCCTGGGAGCCAAGGGTGAGACCCACTCACAAATGTTCAGCACCCTGGGCTACAGTACCCTCACACCCGATCAGGTCAATGAAGGCTATGAGCACCTACTCCACATGCTGACCCATAGCCAGGACTCCATGCTGCTGGAGGCAGGAAGTGCCGTTGCAGTGCGAGAAGGGTTTAAGCCTGTAGAGAAGTTTCTGAAGGATGCTCAGCACTTCTACCATGGAGAAGCCTTTAGTGTGGACTTTAGCAAACCAGACGTGGCCGTGCAAGAGGTCAACAAATTTATTGCCAAAAAGACCAAGGATATGATCACTGACATGGTCAAGGATCTAGACCAAGACACTCTGATGATGCTTATCAACTATATATATTTCAGAG GTAAATGGGTGAAGCCTTTTCAAGTGAAGAACACTCACAAAGCTGACTTCCATGTGGATGGGGATACAAAAGTAACTGTGGAGATGATGAAGCGAACTGGACGATACAAATTCTTCCATGACTGGAATAACTTCACCTCTGTCATCATGGTCCCATATAAAGGAAATACCTCTATGATGATTATTCTGCCTGATGAAGGAAAaatggaggaggtggaaaaaGACATCTGTAAGGTTCACCTAAAGTATTGGCATGACAATGTTGTCAGAAG ATCTGTGACACTATATATGCCCAAATTCTCCATCTCTGCTTCCTCATCCCTTGGAGACACTCTGAAGGAAATGGGAATAGTTGATGCATTCTCAGAAAGTGCTAACTTTTCAGGAATCAGTGAGGAGACCAAACTAAAGGCTTCTAAG GTTCTCCATCAGGCAGTACTCAGTGTTGATGAGAAGGGCACTGAAGCAGCAGCTGTGACCACTCTAGAGATCATGCCAATGTCCTTGCCAGACATCATGAAACTCAACCGACCCTTCCTAGTCTTCATTGTGGAGGACGGTACCAAGAGCATCCTCTTCATGGGCAAGATAACCGACCCCACTGCATAG
- the LOC143522598 gene encoding alpha-1-antitrypsin homolog isoform X2, with the protein MWGKVQWCLTVALLLTVAWGDQHEGHDHGDHSADHHKHLHHGKDEPHPHHDGGEDSCHRLSPHNTDFAFSLYKKLVSQPDAKGKNIFFSPLSISMALSMLALGAKGETHSQMFSTLGYSTLTPDQVNEGYEHLLHMLTHSQDSMLLEAGSAVAVREGFKPVEKFLKDAQHFYHGEAFSVDFSKPDVAVQEVNKFIAKKTKDMITDMVKDLDQDTLMMLINYIYFRGKWVKPFQVKNTHKADFHVDGDTKVTVEMMKRTGRYKFFHDWNNFTSVIMVPYKGNTSMMIILPDEGKMEEVEKDICKVHLKYWHDNVVRRSVTLYMPKFSISASSSLGDTLKEMGIVDAFSESANFSGISEETKLKASKQLCPPSDSRLLVDTCCNMFDKPELE; encoded by the exons ATGTGGGGGAAGGTCCAGTGGTGTTTGACAGTTGCCCTGCTGCTGACAGTGGCCTGGGGTGACCAACATGAGGGGCATGATCATGGAGATCATTCAGCAGATCACCATAAACATCTTCACCATGGCAAAGATGAACCCCACCCTCACCACGATGGAGGAGAGGATTCCTGCCACAGACTCTCACCTCACAATACTGACTTTGCTTTCTCCCTCTATAAAAAGCTGGTCAGCCAGCCTGATGCAAAAGGCAAGAATATCTTTTTCTCCCCACTCAGCATCTCCATGGCTCTGTCCATGCTGGCCCTGGGAGCCAAGGGTGAGACCCACTCACAAATGTTCAGCACCCTGGGCTACAGTACCCTCACACCCGATCAGGTCAATGAAGGCTATGAGCACCTACTCCACATGCTGACCCATAGCCAGGACTCCATGCTGCTGGAGGCAGGAAGTGCCGTTGCAGTGCGAGAAGGGTTTAAGCCTGTAGAGAAGTTTCTGAAGGATGCTCAGCACTTCTACCATGGAGAAGCCTTTAGTGTGGACTTTAGCAAACCAGACGTGGCCGTGCAAGAGGTCAACAAATTTATTGCCAAAAAGACCAAGGATATGATCACTGACATGGTCAAGGATCTAGACCAAGACACTCTGATGATGCTTATCAACTATATATATTTCAGAG GTAAATGGGTGAAGCCTTTTCAAGTGAAGAACACTCACAAAGCTGACTTCCATGTGGATGGGGATACAAAAGTAACTGTGGAGATGATGAAGCGAACTGGACGATACAAATTCTTCCATGACTGGAATAACTTCACCTCTGTCATCATGGTCCCATATAAAGGAAATACCTCTATGATGATTATTCTGCCTGATGAAGGAAAaatggaggaggtggaaaaaGACATCTGTAAGGTTCACCTAAAGTATTGGCATGACAATGTTGTCAGAAG ATCTGTGACACTATATATGCCCAAATTCTCCATCTCTGCTTCCTCATCCCTTGGAGACACTCTGAAGGAAATGGGAATAGTTGATGCATTCTCAGAAAGTGCTAACTTTTCAGGAATCAGTGAGGAGACCAAACTAAAGGCTTCTAAG caattgtgtccgccGTCTGATTCTAGGTTGTTAGTGGACACATGTTGTAACATGTTTGACAAACCTGAGTTGGAATGA